One stretch of Rhizoctonia solani chromosome 8, complete sequence DNA includes these proteins:
- a CDS encoding Etoposide-induced protein 2.4 (EI24): MPQELLTLPPVYCVVGIYRLLTDPLIRQPVWDKCRHGVRRGGLVGLFWAALTWKLQKAFVGYFLLSTPRFTGLSNDRVFGYQLPLDVGTYATLLFLGDQITGIINFFLSRNLGIARDRAWDQTMTSRGKEESFWGGILSRRVEWEKPPHVTTDPPKWEKHVGNKVLRIVISKLILAPLNFIPFLGLGISAWMKALSTSRGLHSPYFKLKKMTPKEVAVFVEERKWDYRAFGFTAALLESIPIIGIGFTISNRIASYLEKRQDLFRRGEIKPLPPRIVTLDNGEKLELAPSRHAGAGFTKEEVTGGRN, from the exons ATGCCCCAGGAATTATTGACGCTTCCACCTGTATACTGCGTCGTGGGAATATACAGACTTTTAACTGATCCGTTGATCCGACAGCCAGTTTG GGACAAGTGCAGGCATGGTGTCCGTCGTGGCGGACTTGTGGGTCTCTTTTGGGCCGCACTCACATGGAAACTCCAAAAAGCTTTTGTGGGCTACTTTCTGCTGAG TACACCACGCTTCACAGGACTCTCTAACGATCGTGTATTCGGATATCAACTACCTTTAGATGTCGGAACTT ACGCAACCTTACTCTTCCTGGGAGACCAGATCACAGGAATTATCAACTTTTTCCTTTCACGGAATCTTGGGATCGCGCGAGACAGGGCATGGGATCAAACCATGACTAGTCGTGGAAAGGAAGAATCATTTTGGGGCGG GATTTTATCTCGACGAGTAGAATGGGAGAAACCGCCCCACGTAACAACAGATCCACCCAAATGGGAAAAGCACGTGGGAAATAAAGTCTTGCGTATTGTGATTTCCAAGT TAATTCTGGCGCCGTTGAACTTTATTCCTTTTCTGGGACTGGGCATCTCGGCTTGGATGAAGGCGCTCAGTACAAGTAGAGGATTGCATTCTCCT TACTTCAAGTTGAAAAAAATGACCCCGAAAGAGGTAGCTGTATTTGTAGAAGAGAGGAAATGGGACTATCGAG CGTTCGGGTTCACAGCGGCCCTTCTCGAGTCTATTCCTATTATCGGAATTGGATTTACCATAAGCAATCGGATTGCGAGCT ACCTCGAAAAACGTCAAGATCTATTCCGGCGGGGTGAGATTAAGCCCCTCCCACCTCGAATTGTGACGTTGGATAATGGCGAAAAGCTGGAGCTTGCACCAAGCAGGCATGCAGGTGCTGGATTCACAAAGGAAGAGGTCACAGGAGGGCGAAACTAA
- a CDS encoding cytochrome P450 family protein: MDSFTLASVLVGVGWFLLWLRSKSSIPYPPGPSGNLLFGSALELRKSKAFWLNFAQWSKEYGPIMTIRMAYRSLFVVDDPNVAVSLFEKKASQYSDRYVSELAKLGEWDHDIIFIEYGPTLKHYRTLLQKALNNRVALDYLPLQEHEVKRLLRRLYETPEQFMEHVHLMAGSVAIRMVYGYKVDSAQDPLVQSAEKVMSIFSDIMTPGRWMIEVFPFLRYLPTWFPGTAFHQMVASSRPVLHSFAENTFTFVKSESLKGTAEPSFTSKLLESDSSEGITSEEELHVKRIASSLYGAASDTTVSAVKSFFLAMTLYPDVQAKAQSEISTYFDQTQLSKGRFVTMDDRDKLPYTSALVRELLRWHPVANLTAHRSCGKDDNSVVVGENVYRIPAYSIVIVNMWSMLHNPSVYPDPGKFIPERHLVENPPPAPELYAFGFGRRMCPGTHVAQQSMWLSISNILANFTITKAKDENGAEIIPKEEYTNEVIRSGNNGFTDSHPAPFKCKITPREGWEKWSTETGVPAHGSDTD, from the exons ATGGACTCGTTTACTCTTGCTAGTGTACTTGTAGGAGTTGGGTGGTTTCTCTTGTGGCTTCGGTCCAAATCTTCTATCCCATACCCCCCGGGTCCTAGCGGGAATCTACTCTTTGGATCCGCTCTCGAG CTCCGGAAGTCTAAGGCGTTTTGGCTCAATTTTGCACAATGGTCAAAGGAATATG GCCCAATCATGACAATTCGCATGGCCTATCGCAGTTTGTTTGTAGTAGATGATCCGAATGTTGCAGTTTCGCTGTTTGAAAAGAAAGCCTCACAATACTCGGACAGATACGTCAGTGAATTGGCTAAGCT AGGAGAGTGGGATCATGACATCATCTTTATTGAGTATGGCCCCACTTTAAAACATTACCGCACACTCCTCCAGAAGGCGCTTAACAATCGAGTTGCCCTCGACTATCTCCCACTACAGGAACACGAGGTAAAGCGACTTTTGCGACGGCTATATGAGACTCCCGAACAATTTATGGAACATGTTCATCT AATGGCAGGAAGTGTGGCGATTCGAATGGTATATGGTTACAAGGTTGATTCCGCTCAAGATCCACTCGTTCAGTCTGCAGAAAAGGTCATGTCGATATTTTCCGATA TCATGACTCCAGGTAGATGGATGATTGAGGTTTTTCCCTTCT TACGATATCTTCCTACCTGGTTTCCTGGGACTGCCTTTCATCAAATGGTTGCATCCAGTCGGCCTGTCCTTCACTCTTTTGCGGAAAATACATTTACTTTCGTCAAATCAGAATCG CTGAAAGGAACGGCTGAGCCATCCTTTACTTCCAAGCTTCTTGAATCAGACAGTAGCGAAGGAATAACGAGCGAAGAAGAACTACACGTTAAA CGTATTGCGTCTTCATTGTACGGTGCAGCATCCGATACCACAGTATCTGCGGTCAAATCATTCTTTCTCGCAATGACTCTATACCCCGATGTTCAAGCTAAAGCACAATCAGAAATCAGCACTTATTTCGATCAAACTCAGCTTTCGAAGGGTCGATTCGTTACCATGGACGATAGGGACAAGTTACCATATACCAGTGCACTTGTTCGAGAGCTACTGCGCTGGCATCCGGTAGCTAACCTTACCGCGCACAGATCGTGTGGGAAAGATGACAATAGTGTTGTAGTTGGGGAGAATGTTTATCGGATTCCAGCATATTCAATCGTTATCGTGAACATGTG GAGTATGCTCCATAATCCTAGCGTTTATCCCGATCCTGGGAAATTTATACCGGAGCGGCACCTTGTAGAAAATCCGCCGCCAGCTCCTGAATTATATGCATTTGGATTTGGTAGACG GATGTGCCCTGGGACCCATGTCGCCCAGCAGTCTATGTGGCTCTCAATCAG CAATATTCTAGCTAACTTTACTATTACTAAAGCTAAAGACGAGAATGGAGCCGAAATTATACCAAAGGAGGAATACACAAACGAAGTCATTAG ATCTGGAAATAACGGTTTTACTGATAGCCACCCGGCACCATTTAAATGCAAGATCACGCCCCGTGAAGGATGGGAAAAGTGGTCAACAGAAACCGGTGTGCCGGCGCATGGTTCAGATACGGATTAA